The Xiphophorus couchianus chromosome 5, X_couchianus-1.0, whole genome shotgun sequence genome includes a region encoding these proteins:
- the cep20 gene encoding centrosomal protein 20 isoform X1, whose amino-acid sequence MATISELKDAVRQTLESRGVMGQLKARIRAEVFSALDEQRGARPSLSHENLLINELIREYLEFNKYRHTASVLIAESGQPETPLDRQFLAAELRVSEDASSKSVPLLYGLVSHFLNSSDNRGKVLLRGAAVSISAPGHDS is encoded by the exons ATGGCGACCATCTCTGAGTTGAAGGACG CTGTGAGGCAGACACTGGAGTCCCGTGGCGTAATGGGCCAGCTGAAGGCTCGGATCCGAGCAGAGGTGTTCAGCGCCCTGGATGAGCAGCGGGGAGCGCGGCCGTCGTTGTCCCATGAAAATCTGCTCATAAACGAGCTCATCCGGGAATACCTGGAGTTCAACAAGTACAGGCACACAGCGTCGGTGCTCATAGCAG AGTCAGGCCAACCTGAAACTCCCTTGGACAGACAGTTTTTGGCCGCTGAGCTGAGAGTCTCGGAGGATGCCAGCTCCAAGTCTGT ACCTCTGCTGTATGGGCTGGTTTCTCACTTCCTGAACAGCAGTGATAACCGAGGGAAGGTTTTGCTGCGAGGTGCTGCTGTGAGTATCTCAGCTCCTGGACATGATTCATGA
- the cep20 gene encoding centrosomal protein 20 isoform X2, with amino-acid sequence MGQLKARIRAEVFSALDEQRGARPSLSHENLLINELIREYLEFNKYRHTASVLIAESGQPETPLDRQFLAAELRVSEDASSKSVPLLYGLVSHFLNSSDNRGKVLLRGAAVSISAPGHDS; translated from the exons ATGGGCCAGCTGAAGGCTCGGATCCGAGCAGAGGTGTTCAGCGCCCTGGATGAGCAGCGGGGAGCGCGGCCGTCGTTGTCCCATGAAAATCTGCTCATAAACGAGCTCATCCGGGAATACCTGGAGTTCAACAAGTACAGGCACACAGCGTCGGTGCTCATAGCAG AGTCAGGCCAACCTGAAACTCCCTTGGACAGACAGTTTTTGGCCGCTGAGCTGAGAGTCTCGGAGGATGCCAGCTCCAAGTCTGT ACCTCTGCTGTATGGGCTGGTTTCTCACTTCCTGAACAGCAGTGATAACCGAGGGAAGGTTTTGCTGCGAGGTGCTGCTGTGAGTATCTCAGCTCCTGGACATGATTCATGA